A window of Tautonia plasticadhaerens contains these coding sequences:
- a CDS encoding preprotein translocase subunit SecA, translating into MASRLGPSWLNRAKAIAGPTYPARYGRFAVLVDQINALEPTLERESDEQVAARSFALRQRARQGDSVNKLLPEAFALVRESAKRTVGMRHYDVQLMGGIAIHFRSIAEMETGEGKTLVCTLPAYLNALSGKGVHVVTVNDYLAHRDAEWNAPIFQKLGLTVGCIQTGQDDSIRRAAYNCDVVYGTGKELGFDFLRDQLKKHQHGENHRKTFMQAFVSTGATADAAKPVQRPHHFAIIDEADSILIDEARTPLIIGANNQPTQEEASAYYGADEIAATLVRTKDFKYDPLERKAELNASGRRKVQLKAGLSAFSMLTVDQLYEYVERALRAQIAYIKDKDYVVAPNEKGQPDVVIVDEFTGRLMPGRQWQDGLHQAIQAKERLEITLETITAARVTVQEFFKRYKKLSGMTGTARSDASELRRTYKVHVFPVPTNKPSRRVWIKDRVFSTEDEKFRAVAEEIVRLNEKGVPVLIGTRSIEKSEKLSALLNEAKIEHQVLNAKNHAIEAQIVSQAGQPGRVMVATNMAGRGTDIKLGDEVARSGGLHVIGTERHESFRIDRQLAGRCARQGDPGHAQFFVSLEDELLEAFGEKPARRLRTRYANRGELTSPASRRLFVRAQAKKERQHRKDRRLLMHYEKHRAEMRENMGLNPVLG; encoded by the coding sequence ATGGCAAGTCGACTGGGGCCCTCCTGGCTGAACCGCGCGAAGGCGATCGCCGGCCCGACCTACCCGGCTCGATACGGGCGCTTCGCCGTCCTGGTCGACCAGATCAACGCCCTGGAGCCGACGCTCGAACGGGAGTCCGACGAGCAGGTCGCCGCCCGGAGCTTCGCCCTCCGACAGCGGGCCCGGCAGGGGGACTCGGTCAACAAGTTGCTGCCCGAGGCGTTCGCCCTGGTCCGGGAGTCGGCCAAGCGGACCGTCGGCATGAGGCATTACGACGTGCAGCTCATGGGCGGCATCGCCATCCACTTCCGGTCCATCGCGGAGATGGAGACCGGCGAGGGCAAGACGCTCGTCTGCACCCTGCCGGCCTACCTCAATGCCCTGAGCGGCAAGGGCGTGCACGTCGTCACCGTGAACGACTACCTCGCCCACCGGGACGCCGAGTGGAACGCGCCGATCTTCCAGAAGCTCGGCCTCACCGTCGGCTGCATCCAGACCGGCCAGGACGACTCGATCCGACGCGCCGCCTACAACTGCGACGTCGTCTACGGCACCGGCAAGGAACTGGGCTTCGACTTCCTCCGGGACCAGCTCAAGAAGCACCAGCACGGCGAGAACCACCGCAAGACCTTCATGCAGGCCTTCGTCAGCACCGGGGCCACCGCCGACGCCGCCAAGCCCGTCCAGCGTCCCCACCACTTCGCCATCATCGACGAGGCCGACTCCATCCTAATCGACGAGGCCCGGACCCCCCTCATCATCGGCGCCAACAACCAGCCGACGCAGGAGGAGGCCTCCGCCTATTACGGCGCCGACGAGATCGCCGCCACCCTCGTCCGCACCAAGGACTTCAAGTACGACCCCCTGGAGCGGAAGGCCGAGCTGAACGCCTCCGGCCGGCGGAAGGTCCAGCTCAAGGCCGGGCTCTCGGCCTTCTCGATGCTCACCGTCGACCAGCTGTACGAGTATGTCGAGCGGGCCCTCCGCGCCCAGATCGCCTACATCAAGGACAAGGACTACGTCGTGGCCCCGAACGAGAAGGGCCAGCCCGACGTGGTCATCGTCGACGAGTTCACCGGCCGTCTCATGCCCGGCCGGCAGTGGCAGGACGGCCTGCACCAGGCGATCCAGGCCAAGGAGCGGCTGGAGATCACCCTGGAGACGATCACCGCCGCCCGCGTCACCGTTCAGGAGTTCTTCAAGCGGTACAAGAAGCTCTCCGGGATGACCGGCACCGCCCGTAGCGACGCCTCCGAGCTTCGTCGGACCTACAAGGTCCACGTCTTCCCCGTGCCGACCAACAAGCCGAGCCGACGGGTCTGGATCAAGGACCGCGTCTTCTCGACCGAGGATGAGAAGTTCCGCGCCGTCGCCGAGGAGATCGTCCGACTGAACGAGAAGGGGGTGCCGGTGCTCATCGGCACCCGGTCGATCGAGAAGTCGGAGAAGCTCAGCGCCTTGCTCAACGAGGCGAAGATCGAGCACCAGGTCCTCAACGCCAAGAACCACGCCATCGAGGCCCAGATCGTCTCCCAGGCGGGTCAGCCGGGGCGGGTCATGGTGGCGACGAACATGGCGGGCCGAGGCACCGACATCAAGCTCGGCGACGAGGTCGCCCGGAGCGGCGGCCTGCACGTCATCGGCACCGAGCGGCACGAATCCTTCCGGATCGATCGCCAGCTCGCCGGCCGGTGTGCCCGCCAGGGCGACCCCGGCCACGCCCAGTTCTTCGTCTCGCTCGAGGACGAACTGCTCGAGGCCTTCGGCGAGAAGCCCGCCCGGCGGCTCCGCACCCGTTACGCCAACCGGGGCGAGTTGACCAGCCCCGCCTCCCGACGACTCTTCGTCCGGGCCCAGGCGAAGAAGGAGAGGCAGCACCGCAAGGACCGCCGCCTGCTCATGCACTACGAGAAGCACCGCGCCGAGATGCGGGAGAATATGGGCCTCAACCCCGTCCTCGGCTGA
- the murB gene encoding UDP-N-acetylmuramate dehydrogenase → MQPFDEFHGVVRASEPLAPLTWFRLGGPADFLARPSSAEELSGLVQQCTQAGLPWHVLAGGSNVLVRDEGVRGLVIHLESPSFSDVTIEGARIVCGSAVPLTALISQTARAGLAGLETLTGIPGTVGGAVRGNSGGRQGAIGQFVRRATVLEPDGQIRTRAQDDLIFSYRRSNLDDCVILSVELELEHDDLEAVVRRMRRIWIVKKENQPYGHQSAGCIFKNPTPEISAGTLIDQAGLSGRRIGEAEISDRHANYVIADPGASVADVLELIDLTREEVLRQFGYELELQIQIW, encoded by the coding sequence ATGCAGCCGTTCGACGAGTTTCACGGGGTCGTCCGGGCGTCCGAGCCCCTGGCGCCGCTGACCTGGTTCCGACTCGGAGGCCCCGCCGATTTCCTGGCCAGGCCCTCCTCCGCCGAGGAACTCTCCGGGCTGGTCCAGCAGTGCACTCAGGCCGGGTTGCCTTGGCACGTCCTGGCCGGCGGCTCGAACGTCCTCGTCCGGGACGAGGGGGTCCGGGGCTTGGTGATCCACCTGGAGAGCCCCTCGTTCTCCGACGTGACGATCGAGGGGGCCCGGATCGTCTGCGGCTCCGCAGTCCCGCTGACTGCCCTGATTTCCCAGACCGCCCGGGCGGGCCTGGCCGGCCTGGAGACGCTGACCGGCATCCCCGGCACCGTCGGCGGCGCCGTCCGGGGCAACAGCGGGGGACGGCAGGGTGCCATCGGGCAGTTCGTCCGCCGGGCCACCGTGCTAGAGCCCGACGGCCAGATCCGGACCCGGGCCCAGGACGACCTGATCTTCTCCTACCGCCGCTCCAACCTGGACGACTGCGTCATCCTCTCCGTCGAGCTGGAGCTGGAACACGACGACCTCGAGGCGGTGGTCCGCCGGATGCGACGCATCTGGATCGTCAAGAAGGAGAATCAGCCCTACGGGCACCAGTCGGCCGGCTGCATCTTCAAGAACCCGACGCCGGAGATCTCCGCGGGGACCCTGATCGACCAGGCCGGCCTCTCCGGCCGGCGGATCGGCGAGGCCGAGATCTCCGACCGCCACGCGAATTACGTCATCGCCGACCCCGGCGCGTCGGTGGCCGACGTGCTCGAGTTGATCGACCTGACGCGTGAGGAGGTCCTCCGCCAGTTCGGCTACGAGCTGGAGCTACAGATCCAGATCTGGTGA
- a CDS encoding DUF1570 domain-containing protein produces the protein MTRPRTPSDADPGRRRWLATAFASAWILASRAEGRPRAEEAGPAGVERDRIASIRARAEEAGIAGLRLEEGDRYVALGTARDDFVRGALALCEGLADDYLDHFKDRGFEVTAPTDRMTMLALATEEEFGRILGAGRHPQVTGIYEVGENYLVLYDGRGGGPAGPRAERANTITLFHEATHQLTFNSGLLERFAADVPLVVSEGLGMYGEVRRPDGRTKVGALNRERLAVIAQELRLGRSLIPLLELLEDATFEREESVQLAYAQSWLFVYGVMRSDPARDRFRTYLNALRAGADGPGRRLDLAREHLGDLEELDDGLRAYASRLLRGR, from the coding sequence GTGACGCGACCGAGAACCCCCTCCGATGCGGATCCCGGCCGACGCCGATGGCTGGCGACGGCCTTCGCCTCGGCCTGGATCCTGGCGAGCCGCGCGGAGGGCCGCCCCCGGGCCGAGGAGGCCGGCCCCGCCGGCGTGGAACGTGATCGGATCGCGTCGATCCGCGCGCGGGCCGAGGAGGCCGGGATCGCCGGGCTCCGGCTCGAGGAAGGGGACCGCTACGTCGCGCTCGGCACTGCCCGGGACGACTTCGTCCGGGGCGCACTCGCCCTCTGCGAGGGCCTCGCCGACGACTACCTCGACCACTTCAAGGATCGGGGGTTCGAGGTCACTGCCCCGACCGATCGGATGACCATGCTCGCCCTGGCCACCGAGGAGGAGTTCGGCCGGATCCTCGGCGCGGGGCGACACCCGCAGGTGACGGGGATCTACGAGGTGGGGGAGAACTACCTCGTCCTCTACGATGGCCGAGGCGGCGGGCCCGCCGGCCCCCGGGCCGAGCGGGCGAACACCATCACCTTGTTCCACGAGGCGACCCACCAGCTGACCTTCAACTCCGGTTTGCTCGAACGGTTCGCCGCCGACGTCCCCCTGGTCGTGAGCGAGGGCCTCGGCATGTACGGCGAGGTCCGACGGCCCGACGGCCGGACGAAGGTCGGTGCCCTGAACCGGGAACGGCTCGCGGTGATCGCCCAGGAGCTGCGCCTGGGGAGGTCGCTGATCCCCCTGCTTGAGCTGCTCGAAGACGCCACTTTCGAACGGGAGGAATCGGTCCAGCTCGCGTATGCCCAGTCGTGGCTGTTCGTCTACGGCGTGATGCGGAGCGACCCGGCGAGGGACCGCTTCCGCACCTATCTCAATGCCCTGCGGGCGGGTGCGGACGGCCCGGGGCGGCGGCTCGATCTGGCTCGGGAACATCTCGGGGACCTGGAGGAGCTGGATGACGGCCTGAGGGCCTATGCCTCCCGGCTCCTCCGGGGTCGTTGA
- a CDS encoding M14 family metallopeptidase, translated as MTARRPVVMAAAWLAALVSPPIAPGQPAGVPEPAVVLGFEPGADFELAPWADVVEYVRAVGASSARVRVDTLGESTQGRPFVVAAISSEETIADLDRYKDMQRRLSHPDPDASPEEVAELVGRSKTTVLITCTIHSSETASTLMACALLHDLATGDTPEIRAILDETIVLLVPSVNPDGVDIVHDWYERSKGTPWEGSGMPRLYHPYAGHDTNRDWFMLNLDETRLLTRLLYEEWFPTITWDVHQMGSNGPRLFVPPFHDPVNPNLDPRISQGIFLIGAHLAADLAREGKKGVATHVMYDNWWNGGNRTVPQRHNMVGILTEAASVKLASPIFLDRGDLRGGGRGFDDHEAKVTFVDPWPGGWWRIGDIVAYELTSARALLTLASRYKDWFQSNYRAVALDQIRHGIDRPPFAWIVPADQRDPGSAARLVEILVASGIEARRATEDFQAGGVSFPAGSWIFPAAQPYRPHLKDMMERQEYPRRVGPDGRPERPYDVAGWTLPLQMGVKSAAVAEPFDAPSEPVESVDLGGGRIEGDLASADAIYLRNRANDDVTVALALLDAGIAVERLAGPATFDGLELPQGALRVPVSDEARALLESILPTVSAVALAVDEPEPTPEPGGSAEEDPNHYPPAMEDEDGPMPRRFALSMPQIGLYQPWVPSMDEGWTRLVFEEFRIPYETLHNAAILAGDLDERFDVIVLPSVGRRTMLDGYGPDETEPAYVGGLAGVGVEAIRRFVQDGGRLVCLEESAAFAIEALGLPVRDVLDGISPNDFYCPGSILSVRYDDESYLAVGMPQDGSAYFSSSMGFEPTGEGADSVRVACRYAPTNLLESGWLLGPEHLQGKAAVVEVSVGDGQVVLFGFPPQHRGQPHATFRPLFNALLGPGSPVED; from the coding sequence ATGACCGCTCGAAGACCCGTCGTGATGGCGGCGGCCTGGCTGGCCGCCCTGGTCTCCCCGCCGATCGCCCCCGGGCAGCCGGCCGGGGTGCCCGAGCCGGCCGTCGTCCTCGGATTCGAGCCGGGGGCCGACTTCGAGCTCGCCCCCTGGGCCGACGTGGTCGAGTACGTCCGGGCTGTCGGCGCGTCGTCCGCCCGGGTCCGGGTCGACACGCTGGGCGAGTCGACCCAGGGCCGACCCTTCGTCGTCGCGGCCATCTCCTCCGAGGAGACGATCGCCGACCTCGACCGCTACAAGGACATGCAGCGCCGGCTCTCGCACCCCGACCCCGATGCCTCCCCCGAGGAGGTCGCCGAGTTGGTCGGTCGGAGCAAGACGACGGTCCTGATCACTTGCACGATCCATTCCTCCGAGACGGCCTCGACCCTCATGGCCTGCGCGCTGCTGCACGACCTGGCCACCGGGGACACCCCCGAGATCCGGGCGATCCTCGACGAGACGATCGTCCTGCTCGTCCCCTCGGTCAACCCGGACGGCGTCGACATCGTCCACGACTGGTACGAACGCTCCAAGGGGACCCCCTGGGAAGGCTCGGGGATGCCCCGGCTCTACCACCCCTATGCCGGGCACGACACGAACCGGGACTGGTTCATGCTCAACCTCGACGAGACCCGGCTGCTCACCCGGTTGCTCTACGAGGAGTGGTTCCCGACGATCACCTGGGACGTCCACCAGATGGGTTCCAACGGCCCCAGGCTGTTCGTCCCCCCCTTCCACGACCCGGTGAACCCGAACCTCGACCCCCGGATCAGCCAGGGCATCTTCCTCATCGGCGCCCACCTCGCCGCCGACCTCGCCCGGGAGGGGAAGAAGGGCGTGGCGACGCACGTCATGTACGACAACTGGTGGAACGGCGGCAACCGGACGGTCCCCCAGCGGCACAACATGGTCGGCATCCTCACCGAGGCGGCCAGCGTCAAGCTCGCCTCGCCGATCTTCCTCGACCGGGGCGACCTCCGGGGCGGCGGCCGGGGCTTCGACGACCACGAAGCCAAGGTCACCTTTGTCGACCCCTGGCCCGGCGGCTGGTGGCGGATCGGCGACATCGTCGCGTACGAACTCACCTCGGCCCGGGCCCTGCTCACCCTCGCCTCCCGCTACAAGGACTGGTTCCAGTCCAACTACCGCGCCGTCGCCCTCGACCAGATCCGGCACGGCATCGACCGCCCCCCCTTCGCCTGGATCGTCCCGGCCGACCAGCGGGATCCGGGCTCGGCCGCGAGGCTGGTGGAGATCCTCGTCGCCTCGGGGATCGAGGCCCGGCGGGCCACCGAGGACTTCCAGGCCGGCGGCGTCTCCTTCCCCGCCGGCTCCTGGATCTTCCCCGCCGCCCAGCCCTATCGGCCGCACCTCAAGGACATGATGGAGCGCCAGGAGTACCCCCGACGCGTCGGCCCCGACGGCCGCCCCGAGCGCCCCTACGACGTGGCCGGCTGGACGCTCCCCCTCCAGATGGGCGTCAAGTCTGCCGCCGTCGCCGAGCCCTTCGACGCCCCTTCCGAGCCGGTCGAGTCCGTCGACCTCGGCGGGGGGCGGATCGAAGGCGATCTCGCGTCCGCCGACGCAATCTACCTCCGGAATCGGGCCAACGACGACGTGACCGTCGCCCTCGCCCTGCTCGACGCGGGCATCGCGGTCGAACGGCTGGCCGGACCGGCCACCTTCGACGGCCTGGAACTCCCCCAGGGTGCCCTCCGCGTCCCCGTTAGCGATGAGGCCCGGGCCCTGCTCGAGTCGATCCTCCCGACCGTCTCCGCGGTCGCGCTCGCGGTCGATGAGCCGGAACCGACGCCCGAGCCGGGTGGATCGGCCGAGGAGGACCCGAATCATTATCCCCCCGCCATGGAGGACGAGGACGGGCCCATGCCACGCCGGTTCGCCCTTTCCATGCCCCAAATCGGCCTCTACCAGCCCTGGGTGCCGAGCATGGACGAGGGGTGGACCCGGCTCGTTTTCGAAGAATTCCGGATCCCCTACGAGACGCTTCACAACGCCGCCATCCTCGCCGGCGACCTGGACGAGCGATTCGACGTCATCGTCCTCCCGTCCGTCGGCCGTCGGACCATGCTCGACGGCTATGGGCCGGACGAGACCGAGCCGGCCTACGTCGGCGGCCTGGCCGGGGTCGGCGTCGAGGCGATCCGCCGGTTCGTCCAGGACGGCGGCCGGCTCGTCTGCCTGGAGGAGTCCGCCGCCTTCGCCATCGAGGCCCTCGGACTTCCGGTCAGGGATGTCCTCGACGGCATCTCTCCCAACGACTTCTATTGCCCCGGCTCGATCCTCTCGGTCCGCTACGACGACGAGTCTTACCTCGCCGTCGGGATGCCGCAGGACGGCTCGGCCTACTTCTCCAGTTCGATGGGCTTCGAGCCGACCGGAGAGGGGGCCGACTCGGTCCGTGTCGCCTGCCGGTACGCACCGACCAACCTCCTGGAAAGCGGGTGGCTGCTCGGTCCGGAGCACCTCCAGGGGAAGGCGGCGGTCGTCGAGGTCTCCGTCGGTGATGGCCAGGTCGTCCTCTTCGGCTTCCCTCCCCAGCACCGGGGCCAGCCGCACGCGACGTTCCGGCCGTTGTTCAACGCCTTGCTCGGGCCCGGTTCGCCGGTCGAGGACTGA
- a CDS encoding ROK family protein, protein MSVKERRPPFYLGIDLGGTNVKSGVVDDDGRSLSSVSLETHASRGPEAGVATLAEAGREAVEASGLSWGEIAGVGLGTPGTMDIPAGMLLEPPNLPGWDHFPVRDRLAEVLRARTILQNDANAAAYGEYWAGAGRGVRSLVLFTMGTGIGGGIVEDGRIIEGRNSHGGECGHIIIQMENGRQCGCGGYGHLEAYASATALVKRAIEALEQSDESTALRRHLAAGTLTARSINEASLANDPLAARLMRETAHYLAVGAVCVMHTINPDLVLFGGGMSNAGPEFIDLIREGVKRMAFPLPASHTKIDYATLGGDAGYIGAAGCARMAFGADSGG, encoded by the coding sequence ATGAGTGTCAAGGAACGTCGCCCGCCCTTCTACCTGGGGATCGATCTGGGCGGGACCAACGTCAAGAGCGGGGTCGTCGACGACGACGGCCGGTCGCTCTCGTCCGTCAGCCTCGAGACCCACGCAAGTCGCGGGCCGGAGGCGGGGGTGGCCACCCTGGCGGAGGCCGGCCGCGAGGCGGTCGAGGCCAGCGGGCTCTCCTGGGGCGAGATCGCCGGGGTCGGCCTCGGGACGCCGGGCACGATGGACATCCCCGCCGGGATGCTCCTGGAGCCGCCGAATCTCCCCGGTTGGGATCACTTCCCGGTGCGCGATCGCCTCGCGGAGGTGCTTCGAGCGCGGACGATCCTTCAGAACGACGCCAACGCCGCCGCCTACGGCGAGTACTGGGCCGGCGCCGGCCGGGGGGTGAGGAGCCTGGTCCTGTTTACGATGGGCACGGGGATCGGCGGCGGCATCGTGGAGGATGGCCGGATCATCGAGGGCCGGAACAGCCACGGGGGCGAGTGCGGCCACATCATCATCCAGATGGAGAACGGCCGACAGTGCGGCTGCGGCGGCTACGGCCACCTGGAGGCTTACGCCTCGGCCACGGCGCTGGTCAAGCGGGCCATCGAGGCCCTGGAGCAGTCCGACGAATCGACGGCCCTCCGCCGCCACCTCGCCGCCGGGACCCTCACCGCCCGGTCGATCAACGAGGCCTCCCTGGCGAACGACCCGCTGGCGGCCCGGCTGATGCGGGAGACGGCCCACTATCTCGCCGTCGGTGCCGTCTGCGTGATGCACACGATCAACCCGGACCTCGTCCTCTTCGGCGGCGGCATGTCCAACGCCGGCCCCGAGTTCATCGACCTGATCCGGGAGGGGGTCAAGCGGATGGCCTTCCCGCTGCCCGCCTCGCACACGAAGATCGACTACGCCACGCTCGGCGGGGACGCCGGGTACATCGGCGCCGCCGGGTGTGCCCGGATGGCCTTCGGTGCCGACTCCGGCGGCTGA
- a CDS encoding PEP-CTERM sorting domain-containing protein, with protein sequence MSSLVRSWMGLVSAAVAAASGSPAAAEGFFGLGDLSGGASTSRAWAISSDGSTIVGESVSASGTQAFRWTQAGGMAGLGDLAGGESGSVAYGVSANGSVVVGSGRSTASGTGREAFRWTQAGGMAGLGDFDGGRFDSVAFGVSGDGSVVAGSGSVAFEGVDSTNAAFRWTSAGGLSDITPLSAYGPGSPNRGAAYGVSADGSVVVGRSTSPNPYEDARPGRWNADGGWSAYPGATSTDMSGQAMAVSGDGSVVVGSVNAPPMGLSHHAFRWEQGDGAGFLHDVPSDMPSPFGNTIANAVTLDGAIVVGTSNAAGMPLDLGQRPGLSTYTRAFVWDAVNGFRSLQEELIGFGLDLSGWILLEAQGISGDGTVLTGTGINPSGRFEAWVAMLGGSTGGASPPGVVPEPSTLAMMLLGGGAIALGRHRRRGIRRGSGPDPRFDPPGRPSV encoded by the coding sequence ATGAGCAGCCTGGTGCGGTCCTGGATGGGTCTGGTCTCGGCGGCGGTGGCGGCGGCCTCGGGGAGTCCCGCCGCGGCGGAGGGCTTCTTCGGTCTGGGGGATCTGTCCGGGGGGGCGAGCACCAGCCGGGCCTGGGCGATCTCGTCGGACGGGTCGACGATCGTGGGGGAGAGCGTGTCCGCCTCCGGGACCCAGGCGTTCCGGTGGACGCAGGCCGGCGGGATGGCCGGGCTGGGGGACCTCGCGGGGGGGGAGTCCGGCAGCGTCGCCTACGGGGTGTCGGCCAACGGCTCGGTGGTCGTCGGCTCGGGCCGGTCGACGGCCTCGGGGACCGGTCGGGAGGCGTTCCGGTGGACGCAGGCCGGCGGGATGGCCGGGCTGGGGGACTTCGACGGGGGTCGGTTCGACAGCGTGGCGTTCGGGGTGTCGGGCGACGGCTCAGTGGTCGCCGGCTCGGGGAGCGTGGCGTTCGAGGGCGTCGACTCGACGAACGCGGCCTTCCGGTGGACCTCGGCCGGGGGGCTCTCGGACATCACGCCCCTTTCGGCGTACGGCCCGGGCTCCCCGAACCGGGGGGCGGCGTATGGGGTCTCGGCCGACGGCTCGGTGGTCGTCGGTCGGTCGACCTCGCCCAACCCCTACGAGGACGCGAGGCCCGGCCGATGGAACGCCGACGGGGGCTGGTCGGCATATCCCGGGGCCACGTCGACCGACATGAGCGGCCAGGCGATGGCCGTCTCGGGGGACGGCTCGGTGGTCGTGGGTTCGGTCAACGCTCCCCCGATGGGGCTCTCGCACCATGCCTTCCGCTGGGAGCAAGGGGACGGGGCCGGGTTCCTGCACGACGTGCCGTCGGACATGCCCTCCCCGTTCGGCAATACCATCGCCAACGCCGTGACGCTCGACGGGGCAATCGTCGTCGGTACCTCCAACGCCGCCGGGATGCCGCTGGACCTGGGGCAGCGGCCGGGGCTCTCGACATACACCCGCGCGTTCGTCTGGGACGCGGTCAACGGGTTCCGGTCCCTCCAGGAGGAGCTGATCGGCTTCGGGCTGGATCTCTCCGGCTGGATCTTGCTGGAGGCCCAGGGGATCTCCGGGGACGGGACCGTCCTGACCGGGACCGGGATCAATCCCTCCGGTCGGTTCGAGGCGTGGGTCGCCATGCTCGGCGGTTCGACCGGGGGTGCCTCTCCCCCGGGGGTGGTCCCGGAGCCGTCGACGCTGGCGATGATGCTGCTCGGGGGCGGGGCGATCGCCCTCGGGCGTCACCGCCGGCGGGGGATCCGCCGGGGATCGGGCCCGGATCCGCGGTTTGACCCCCCCGGCCGCCCGTCCGTATGA
- a CDS encoding alpha/beta hydrolase, with protein sequence MRRRRNLGWGVIALAAMSVSLAAAQQLPKERPDPDRSDVRYGPHGRNVLDFWSAESGTPAPLLVYIHGGGFRGGDKKGIPPGLLRGCLESGISVASINYRLSHQAPFPAPMLDGARAIQFLRSKAEELEIDLDRIAASGGSAGAGISLWVGFHDDLAEPESDDPVARQSSRLACMAVVGAQTTYDPRVIATIIGGRAHQHPALPPFFGLPEDMLDSDEAYELFERASPDSYLSADDPPAYLFYTEPRGPLPPDAPPGLGIHHPNFGEYLGVKMDGLGIECVTRHRDEFPEGSDDEDADLIGFLLRQFGMDEPGR encoded by the coding sequence ATGAGACGCCGCAGGAACCTGGGTTGGGGCGTAATCGCCCTGGCCGCGATGTCGGTCAGCCTCGCCGCCGCCCAGCAGCTCCCGAAGGAGCGGCCGGACCCGGACCGCTCCGACGTGAGATACGGCCCCCACGGGCGGAACGTGCTCGACTTCTGGTCGGCCGAGTCGGGGACGCCCGCCCCCCTGCTCGTCTACATCCACGGCGGAGGGTTCCGGGGGGGGGACAAGAAGGGCATCCCCCCGGGCCTGCTCCGCGGCTGCCTGGAATCGGGCATCTCGGTGGCCTCCATCAACTACCGGCTCTCGCACCAGGCCCCCTTCCCCGCCCCGATGCTCGACGGGGCCCGGGCGATCCAGTTCCTCCGGTCGAAGGCCGAGGAATTGGAGATCGACCTCGACCGGATCGCCGCCTCCGGGGGTTCCGCCGGGGCCGGGATCTCCCTGTGGGTCGGATTCCACGACGACCTGGCCGAGCCCGAGAGCGACGACCCGGTGGCCCGGCAATCGAGCCGGCTGGCCTGCATGGCCGTCGTCGGGGCCCAGACCACCTACGACCCCAGGGTGATCGCCACGATCATCGGCGGCCGGGCCCATCAACACCCCGCCCTCCCCCCCTTCTTCGGCCTGCCCGAGGACATGCTGGACTCGGACGAGGCCTACGAGCTCTTCGAGCGGGCCTCGCCGGATTCGTACCTCTCGGCCGACGACCCGCCCGCCTACCTTTTCTATACCGAGCCGAGGGGCCCCCTGCCCCCCGACGCCCCGCCGGGCCTGGGGATCCACCACCCGAATTTCGGGGAATACCTGGGCGTCAAGATGGACGGCCTGGGGATCGAGTGCGTCACCCGTCATCGGGACGAGTTCCCCGAGGGCTCGGACGACGAGGATGCCGACCTGATCGGGTTCCTCCTCAGGCAGTTTGGGATGGACGAACCGGGCCGATGA
- a CDS encoding cell division protein FtsQ/DivIB, which translates to MLRLAIESDEQPELEPGARPGWWGLLRALLGPRGTLAAVTAASVLALSVLVVLGVPTRLSAWVHARPEYAWSVDEVVLDPPPPPWLPGGRDALLDAVSGTLSDSVDGSSIGFPLDALERAFRRARWVDGVVSVRRSYPDRITVSLRYQGWPVALAHLPGPGGMADHFIDESGSILAETSGAALRDLGPLIRLQGIEPPPTTFPGSPWALPDAPSDPNPVALAASRLAGFLLREVSSQGMPTTRDGRPVQILKIQPLNRDDAVSTFLAESGGTDPDEDQVRQTQLRWLYVLVAMPDGKDFWVCWRSPPGAEDPEREPDSAEKMAMLRQWLSRRDTYEPFLPGALYFKPQGPEWRGRLD; encoded by the coding sequence ATGCTGCGCCTTGCGATCGAATCGGACGAGCAGCCCGAGCTCGAGCCGGGGGCCCGTCCCGGCTGGTGGGGACTCCTCCGGGCCCTGCTCGGCCCCCGGGGCACCCTGGCCGCAGTGACCGCGGCCTCCGTACTCGCCCTGAGCGTGCTGGTGGTCCTCGGGGTGCCGACCCGGCTCTCGGCCTGGGTCCACGCCCGCCCGGAATACGCCTGGTCGGTCGACGAGGTGGTCCTCGACCCCCCGCCGCCCCCCTGGCTCCCCGGGGGCCGGGACGCCCTGCTCGACGCGGTCTCGGGGACCCTCTCCGACTCGGTCGACGGCTCCTCGATCGGCTTCCCCCTGGATGCCCTGGAGCGGGCCTTCCGACGCGCCCGATGGGTCGACGGGGTCGTCTCCGTCCGGAGATCCTACCCCGACCGAATCACCGTCTCCCTCCGCTATCAGGGCTGGCCGGTCGCCCTGGCCCACCTGCCGGGGCCCGGGGGCATGGCCGACCACTTCATCGACGAATCCGGGAGCATCCTCGCCGAGACCTCCGGGGCCGCGCTCCGGGACCTCGGACCCCTGATCCGCCTCCAAGGGATCGAGCCCCCCCCCACCACCTTCCCCGGCTCCCCCTGGGCCCTCCCCGACGCCCCCTCCGACCCCAATCCGGTCGCCCTCGCCGCCTCCCGGCTCGCCGGATTCCTGCTCCGCGAGGTCAGCTCCCAGGGAATGCCCACCACCCGGGACGGCCGTCCGGTCCAGATCCTCAAGATCCAGCCCCTCAACCGCGACGACGCGGTCTCGACCTTCCTCGCCGAGTCCGGGGGGACCGACCCCGACGAGGACCAGGTCCGACAGACGCAACTCCGTTGGCTCTACGTCCTGGTCGCCATGCCCGACGGCAAGGACTTCTGGGTCTGCTGGCGGAGCCCCCCCGGCGCCGAAGACCCCGAGCGGGAGCCGGACTCCGCCGAGAAGATGGCCATGCTCCGGCAGTGGCTCTCCCGGAGGGACACCTACGAACCATTCCTCCCGGGCGCCCTCTACTTCAAGCCCCAGGGACCCGAGTGGCGCGGCCGCCTCGATTGA